A single window of Oncorhynchus clarkii lewisi isolate Uvic-CL-2024 chromosome 10, UVic_Ocla_1.0, whole genome shotgun sequence DNA harbors:
- the LOC139418929 gene encoding uncharacterized protein, translating to MANCDGVVFHTQIASIMEVLANAAVAEICKLVDDEYAVFRLEITQSQKENRALQRKLQLLELKVARERVLASPSSVKILDRYRGMARGEGHLTGGHRSFVKRAGHNTWIDDQPITVDEGSGTSTQHVILIESADAEAAGPGGSSLVKQEKTEREDPPHSRETQTRAAPVATEDPALPRIRCSIGSVEHRTPSEINTETLTETHRLLHTGYDHRSDPERLGCPPAPGSEYLPVFHQSQRTVYSHGDVGDALDTGGDDLSCSYTTEMDTSNISLGLERQTDLSRGDWNRYSSSVYSEGCQDKKVEVMVVDEVTVKVEGDVPPTWNADGHLGDGQSQGRDFLDYRERLEANPNVAIQSPLHSLRDRDPVSTSMEPSDSQGRVLFDQVLNSNDRARAQAQGGEATSGNGKEKRFLCMFCNKGFSCLQKVEMHQRVHTGVKPYSCTQCHMRFAQARDLKRHQRVHTGEKPYSCPQCEKRFSRQDNLKIHLKVHTGERQFACTQCGKKFTERSYLRIHQQKNHPNLLT from the exons ATGGCAAACTGTGACGGtgtggtttttcacactcaaatagcctccatcatggaggtgctagcgaatgcagccgttgcagagatctgtaaactcgtagacgacgaatatgcagtgtttcgtttggaaataactcaaagtcagaaagaaaacagggcattgcagaggaaactacagctacttgaactgaaggtggcacgggagcgcgtcctcgccagtcccagtagtgtcaagatcctcgaccgatacagaggaatggcaagag GGgaaggacatctcactggaggccacaggAGCTTTGTGAAGCGAGCGGGACACAACACATGGATagatgaccaaccaatcactgttgatgaggggagtggaacctcaacccagcacGTTATCTTGATAGAG TCTGCAGATGCAGAGGCTGCAGGTCCTGGAGGATCGTCTCTGGTCAAGCAGGAGAAGACTGAAAGAGAGGACCCACCACACAGCAGAGAGACCCAGACTAGAGCGGCCCCTGTAGCCACGGAGGACCCAGCGCTGCCCAGGATCCGATGCAGCATCGGGTCAGTGGAACACCGAACACCGTCAGAGATCAACACTGAGACTTTAACTGAAACACACAGGCTCTTACACACAGGATAtgaccacagatcagacccagagagactgggctgtccTCCTGCTCCCGGCTCAGAGTACTTACCGGTATTTCACCAGAGCCAGAGGACAGTTTATTCCCATGGAGATGTTGGTGACGCTCTAGACACTGGCGGTGATGATCTGTCTTGTTCTTACACTACAGAGATGGACACTAGCAACATATCCTTGGGCTTAGAGAGACAGACCGATCTGTCTAGAGGGGACTGGAACcggtacagtagtagtgtatactctgaAGGGTGCCAGGACAAGAAAGTGGAGGTTATGGTGGTAGATGAGGtgactgtgaaagtggagggCGACGTTCCTCCCACGTGGAATGCAGATGGTCACCTAGGAGACGGACAGTCCCAGGGTAGAGATTTCTTAGATTACAGGGAACGCTTAGAGGCCAATCCAAATGTTGCAATCCAATCCCCTTTACATTCGCTCAGGGATCGCGACCCAGTGTCCACGTCGATGGAGCCTTCCGATTCACAAGGCCGTGTCCTTTTCGatcaggtattgaactcaaaCGACAGAGCTAGAGCCCAGGCTCAGGGAGGGGAAGCCACATCAGGTAATGGTAAAGAGaaacggttcctctgcatgttctgtaatAAAGGATTCAGCTGCCTCCAGAAGGTGGAGatgcaccagagggtccacacaggggtgaaACCCTACAGCTGTACCCAATGTCATATGCGCTTCGCCCAGGCTCGTGACCtcaagaggcaccagagggtccacacaggggagaaaccctacagctgcccccagtgtgaAAAGAGGTTCTCCCGCCAGGACAATCTGAAGATACACCTGAaggtccacacaggagagaggcagTTTGCTTGTACGCAATGCGGGAAGAAGTTCAcagagaggagctacctcaggatacaccagcagaaaaaccATCCCAATCTATTAACATAG
- the LOC139418932 gene encoding uncharacterized protein, which produces MDNCMVFHTQIASVMEVLANAAVAEICKLVDDDYAVFRLEITQSQKENRVLRRKLLELKVARERAERTTRERVLASRVKIPDRNREMSRVTVSGEGRLTGGHRSFVKPARHNTWRDDQPITVEGSGTSTQHVIVIEAAGPRVKQERSEGEKDPQHSRAIQTGAPPVSIEDPTSAPTSPRNRPSVREVSGTQNAVLKSETDTKTLNLTHRLLHTGSDHRSDPGRLGCPPAPGSESLPVFHQSQRMVHCRGDDAIDTSVDDPSCSYTTEMDPGNITLVSETQTDLSRGDWNRYSSSVYSEGCLAKKGEVIVIDEVTVKVEGVVPPTWIADSHLGNRHSQGRDFLYYRESLETHPNVETHSPTHTFRECDSVSTSMGPSDSHGRVLFDQVLNSKDQRAKARGATSGNSKEKRFLCMFCNKGFSCSQNVEIHQRIHTGEKPYSCPQCHMCFAQSGSLNRHQKVHTGEKPFSCPQCDKRFSRQHLLKTHLKIHTGERP; this is translated from the exons ATGGATAActgtatggtttttcacactcaaatagcctccgtcatggaggtgctagcgaatgcagccgtggcagagatctgtaaactcgtagacgacgactatgcagtgtttcgtttggaaataacgcaaagccagaaagaaaacagggtTTTGCGAAGGAAACTACTGGAACTGAAGGTGGCAAGGGAGCGCGCGGAGAGGACAACGCGGGAGCGCGTCCTCGCCAGTCGTGTCAAGATCCCCGACCGAAACAGAGAAATGTCAAGAG TCACTGTCTCAGGTGAAGGACGTCTCACTGGAGGGCAcaggagctttgtgaagccagcgagacacaatacatggagagatgaccaaccaatcactgttgaggggagtggaacctcaacccagcacGTTATCGTAATAGAG GCTGCAGGTCCTAGGGTCAAGCAGGAGAGGTCTGAAGGAGAGAAGGACCCACAGCACAGCAGAGCCATCCAGACTGGAGCGCCCCCTGTAAGCATAGAGGACCCCACCAGTGCCCCAACGTCTCCCAGGAACCGACCCAGCGTCAGGGAGGTCAGCGGAACGCAGAACGCCGTCCTCAAGTCAGAGACCGACACCAAGACTTTAAATTTAACACACAGGCTCTTACACACAGGTtctgaccacagatcagacccaggGAGACTGGGCTGTCCTCCTGCTCCCGGTTCAGAGTCCTTACCGGTATTTCACCAGAGCCAGAGGATGGTTCATTGCCGTGGAGATGACGCGATAGACACTAGTGTTGATGATCCGTCTTGTTCTTACACTACAGAGATGGACCCTGGCAACATTACCTTGGTTTCAGAGACACAGACTGATCTGTCTAGAGGGGACTGGAACCGGTATagtagtagtgtatactctgaAGGGTGCCTAGCTAAGAAAGGGGAGGTTATAGTGATAGATGAGGtgactgtgaaagtggagggTGTCGTTCCTCCCACATGGATTGCAGATAGTCACCTAGGAAACAGACACTCACAAGGCAGAGATTTCTTATATTACAGGGAAAGCTTAGAGACACATCCAAATGTTGAGACCCACTCCCCTACACACACATTCAGGGAATGCGACTCAGTGTCCACGTCGATGGGTCCTTCCGATTCACACGGCCGCGTCCTTTTCGatcaggtattgaactcaaaGGACCAAAGGGCCAAGGCTCGGGGAGCAACATCAGGCAATAGTAAAGAGaaacggttcctctgcatgttctgtaacaaaggcttcagctgcTCCCAGAatgtggagatccaccagaggatccacacaggagagaaaccctacagctgcccccagtgtCACATGTGCTTCGCTCAGTCTGGCAGCCTGAACAGGCACCAGaaggtccacacaggggagaaacccttcagCTGCCCTCAGTGTGATAAGAGGTTCTCCCGTCAGCACCTGCTGAAGACGCACCTGAagatccacacaggagagaggccaTAG